The genomic DNA TCATTCAAAAAGCTCGTTGCTTCTGAAAGAGTTTTATGCATTTTCCAGTTACCGGCAATAATAGGTTTACGCATGGTTTTCATCCTCTCTAAAATTATTACTTATCGTTTAACGCAACGACTCCAGGAAGAACTTTTCCTTCCATGAACTCAAGAGAAGCTCCGCCACCTGTAGAAATATGGCTCATTTTATCAGCAAGGTTGAATTTTTCAACGGCTGCAGCTGAATCTCCACCGCCGATAACAGAATATGTACCTTCAGATGCTGCTAATGCTTCTGCTACTGCCTTTGTTCCGTTTGCAAACGAATCTAATTCGAATACACCCATTGGTCCGTTCCAAATAACAAGCTTAGACTCTTTAATTACATTGCTGTAAAGCTCAGCTGTTTTTGGTCCGATATCTAGCGCTTCCCAATCAGCAGGGATTTCATTGATTGCTACTGCTTTTTTGTTTGCACTATCAGAGAAATCGTCAGCAACGATCACATCAACTGGCATATAAAACTTAACGCCTTTTTCTTCTGCTTTCTTAATGAAAGAAAGAGCTAAGTCAATCTTATCAGCTTCTAATAGTGACTTACCTACTTCATGGCCCTGAGATTTAACAAATGTATAAGCTAAGCCACCGCCGATGATTAGGTTGTCTACTTTATCTAAAAGATTGTCGATTACACCAATCTTGTCTTTTACTTTTGCTCCACCGATGATTGCAGTAAATGGTCTTTCCGGATTAGAAAGAGCTTTTCCAAGAACATCAAGTTCTTTTTCCATTAATAGACCAGATACAGCTGGTAGGTGGTGAGCGATTCCTTCTGTTGAAGCATGTGCACGGTGTGCAGCTCCAAATGCATCATTCACGTATACGTCAGCTAGCTCAGCGAATGCTTTTGCTAATTCTGGATCATTCTTTTCTTCACCAGCATAGAAACGAACGTTTTCTAATAAAAGAACATCGCCTTCAGCCATTTCAGAAACTAAAGCTTTTACGCTATCTCCGTAAGCTTCGTCCGCCTTCTTCACGTCTTTATTAAGAAGCTCTGATAAACGACCTGCCACTGGAGTTAAACGCATTTCCTCTACTACAGCACCCTTTGGACGACCAAGATGGCTAGCTAAAATAACTTTTGCACCTTGCTCTGTTAGGTATTGAATAGTTGGAAGTGCTGCACGAATACGAGTTTCGTCCGTAATTTGTCCATCCTTCATAGGTACGTTGAAATCTACGCGGCAAAATACTCTTTTACCTTTTAAATCAATGTCTTTTACGCTTTTCTTGTTCATCGGAAAATCCTCCTATTTAGCATAAGCTTTGAACATTAGAAAAGGAGGGGGATTTGATCCCTCTCCCCTTTTTAAACCTATTTTGCTACAAAATGGAAAGGGTTAAACCCATAATCCATTTATTAGCGCAATTGAAGTTTTTTTCCCTTAAGATTAAAGGCCTTTAGAAGCGATGTATTCAGCAAGGTCAACTACGCGGTTAGAGTAACCAGACTCGTTGTCATACCAAGAAATAACTTTCGCCATGTTGCCTTCCATAACCATAGTAGAAAGAGCATCGATTGTAGAAGAAGCTGGGCTACCGTTGTAGTCAGTAGAAACTAGTGGCTCTTCAGAGTAATCAAGGATTCCTTTTAAGTCACCTTCAGATGCTGCTTTAAGTGCTGCATTGATTTCGTCAACAGTTACATCTTTATCAAGTTCTACAACTAAGTCAACTAAAGAAACGTTTGGAGTTGGAACACGCATAGCTCCACCGTTTAACTTACCTTTAAGTTCAGGAAGAACTAAAGATACAGCTTTAGCAGCACCAGTTGATGTAGGGATGATGTTTTCAGCAGCTGCACGAGCACGACGTAAATCTTTGTGTGGTAAGT from Robertmurraya sp. FSL R5-0851 includes the following:
- a CDS encoding phosphoglycerate kinase, with amino-acid sequence MNKKSVKDIDLKGKRVFCRVDFNVPMKDGQITDETRIRAALPTIQYLTEQGAKVILASHLGRPKGAVVEEMRLTPVAGRLSELLNKDVKKADEAYGDSVKALVSEMAEGDVLLLENVRFYAGEEKNDPELAKAFAELADVYVNDAFGAAHRAHASTEGIAHHLPAVSGLLMEKELDVLGKALSNPERPFTAIIGGAKVKDKIGVIDNLLDKVDNLIIGGGLAYTFVKSQGHEVGKSLLEADKIDLALSFIKKAEEKGVKFYMPVDVIVADDFSDSANKKAVAINEIPADWEALDIGPKTAELYSNVIKESKLVIWNGPMGVFELDSFANGTKAVAEALAASEGTYSVIGGGDSAAAVEKFNLADKMSHISTGGGASLEFMEGKVLPGVVALNDK